From the genome of Streptomyces sp. NBC_01116, one region includes:
- a CDS encoding DUF6104 family protein: MYFTDRGIEELEKRRGEEEVTFEWLAEQLRTFVDLNPDFEVPVERLATWLARLDDEDDEDDEDA, encoded by the coding sequence ATGTACTTCACGGACCGTGGCATCGAGGAACTGGAGAAGCGGCGCGGCGAGGAGGAGGTCACCTTCGAGTGGCTCGCCGAGCAGCTGCGGACCTTCGTCGATCTCAACCCCGACTTCGAGGTGCCGGTCGAGCGCCTCGCCACCTGGCTGGCCCGGCTGGACGACGAGGACGACGAGGACGACGAGGACGCGTGA
- a CDS encoding multifunctional oxoglutarate decarboxylase/oxoglutarate dehydrogenase thiamine pyrophosphate-binding subunit/dihydrolipoyllysine-residue succinyltransferase subunit, which yields MSSQSPSNSSISTDQASPGTNPAAAFGANEWLVDEIYQQYLQDPSSVDRAWWDFFADYKPGASGTADKPVPGVAPVTEAPAAPAAPAPAAAPAPAKAAPAPAPAAPAAPAQPAPAKAAPAPAPAKPAAAKPAAAPAKAKADDSTEAPAGPEYVTLRGPSAAVAKNMNASLELPTATSVRAVPVKLLFDNRIVINNHLKRARGGKISFTHLIGYAMVQALKAMPSMNYSFATKDGKPTLVKPEHINLGLAIDLVKQNGDRQLVVAAIKKAETLNFFEFWQAYEDIVRRARIGKLGMDDFSGVTASLTNPGGIGTVHSVPRLMPGQGLIMGVGAMDYPAEFQGTSQDTLNKLGISKVMTLTSTYDHRVIQGAASGEFLRVLSQLLLGENEFYDEIFKALRIPYEPVRWLKDIDASHDDDVTKAARVFELIHSYRVRGHVMADTDPLEYHQRKHPDLDITEHGLTLWDLERDFAVGGFAGKTMMKLRDILGVLRESYCRTTGIEFMHIQDPSQRKWLQDRVERARPKPEREEQLRILRRLNAAEAFETFLQTKYVGQKRFSLEGGESVIPLLDAVIDSAAEARLDEVVIGMAHRGRLNVLANIVGKSYAQIFREFEGNLDPRSMHGSGDVKYHLGAEGTFTGLDGEQIKVSLAANPSHLEAVDPVLEGIARAKQDIINKGGTDFTVLPVALHGDAAFAGQGVVAETLNMSQLRGYRTGGTVHVVINNQVGFTAAPESSRSSMYATDVARMIEAPIIHVNGDDPEAVVRVARLAFEFRQAFNKDVVIDLICYRRRGHNETDNPEFTNPQMYTLVDKKRSVRKLYTESLIGRGDITLEEAEQALQDFQGQLEKVFAEVREATSQPAAPHVPEPQAAFPVTVETAVSAEVVKRIAESQVNIPDSITVHPRLMPQMQRRAASVDNATIDWGMGETLAIGSLLMEGTPVRLAGQDTRRGTFGQRHAVLVDQVTGEDYTPLLYLAEDQARYNVYDSLLSEYAAMGFEYGYSLARPESLVIWEAQFGDFVNGAQTVVDEFISSAEQKWGQTSGVTLLLPHGYEGQGPDHSSARPERFLQMCAQDNMTVAMPTLPSNYFHLLRWQVHNPHHKPLIVFTPKSMLRLKAAASSIEEFTTGGFRPVIGDASVKPENVRKVVFCAGKLYYDLDAEREKRGDTETAIIRLERLYPLPGAEIQAEIAKYPNAEKYLWAQEEPANQGAWPFIALNLIDHLDLGVGADLPARERLRRISRPHGSSPAVGSAKRHQAEQTQLVDEVFEA from the coding sequence GTGTCGTCTCAGTCCCCCAGTAACTCGAGCATCTCGACCGACCAAGCCAGCCCGGGTACGAACCCGGCCGCTGCGTTCGGCGCCAATGAATGGCTCGTCGACGAGATCTACCAGCAGTACCTCCAGGATCCCAGTTCGGTCGATCGCGCCTGGTGGGACTTCTTCGCCGACTACAAGCCGGGTGCCTCCGGCACGGCGGACAAGCCCGTTCCCGGCGTCGCACCGGTGACCGAGGCGCCCGCCGCCCCGGCCGCGCCCGCCCCGGCAGCCGCTCCGGCTCCGGCGAAGGCCGCGCCCGCGCCCGCTCCGGCGGCTCCCGCGGCTCCCGCGCAGCCGGCCCCCGCCAAGGCCGCCCCGGCCCCGGCCCCGGCGAAGCCCGCGGCGGCGAAGCCCGCCGCCGCGCCCGCCAAGGCCAAGGCGGACGATTCCACCGAGGCTCCGGCCGGCCCGGAGTACGTGACGCTGCGCGGCCCCTCGGCCGCCGTCGCGAAGAACATGAACGCCTCGCTGGAGCTGCCGACGGCCACCTCCGTCCGCGCGGTCCCGGTGAAGCTGCTCTTCGACAACCGCATCGTCATCAACAACCACCTCAAGCGCGCCCGCGGCGGGAAGATCTCCTTCACGCACCTCATCGGGTACGCGATGGTGCAGGCCCTCAAGGCCATGCCGTCGATGAACTACTCCTTCGCCACGAAGGACGGCAAGCCGACCCTGGTCAAGCCGGAGCACATCAACCTGGGTCTGGCCATCGACCTGGTGAAGCAGAACGGCGACCGCCAGCTGGTCGTCGCGGCCATCAAGAAGGCCGAGACGCTCAACTTCTTCGAGTTCTGGCAGGCGTACGAGGACATCGTCCGGCGCGCCCGCATCGGCAAGCTCGGCATGGACGACTTCTCCGGCGTCACCGCCTCGCTGACCAACCCCGGCGGCATCGGCACCGTCCACTCGGTGCCCCGCCTGATGCCCGGTCAGGGCCTCATCATGGGCGTCGGCGCGATGGACTACCCGGCGGAGTTCCAGGGCACGTCGCAGGACACCCTGAACAAGCTCGGCATCTCGAAGGTCATGACGCTCACGTCGACCTACGACCACCGGGTCATCCAGGGCGCCGCCTCCGGCGAGTTCCTGCGGGTGCTGTCCCAGCTGCTGCTCGGCGAGAACGAGTTCTACGACGAGATCTTCAAGGCGCTGCGGATCCCCTACGAGCCGGTCCGCTGGCTCAAGGACATCGACGCCTCGCACGACGACGACGTCACCAAGGCCGCGCGGGTCTTCGAGCTGATCCACTCCTACCGGGTCCGCGGCCACGTCATGGCCGACACCGACCCGCTGGAGTACCACCAGCGCAAGCACCCCGACCTGGACATCACCGAGCACGGCCTCACCCTGTGGGACCTGGAGCGGGACTTCGCGGTCGGCGGGTTCGCCGGCAAGACGATGATGAAGCTCCGCGACATCCTCGGCGTGCTGCGTGAGTCGTACTGCCGCACCACCGGCATCGAGTTCATGCACATCCAGGACCCGAGTCAGCGCAAGTGGCTCCAGGACCGCGTCGAGCGCGCGCGTCCGAAGCCCGAGCGCGAGGAGCAGCTGCGCATCCTGCGCCGACTGAACGCGGCCGAGGCGTTCGAGACGTTCCTTCAGACGAAGTACGTCGGCCAGAAGCGGTTCTCGCTGGAGGGCGGCGAGTCCGTCATCCCGCTGCTCGACGCGGTCATCGACTCCGCCGCCGAGGCCCGCCTCGACGAGGTCGTCATCGGCATGGCCCACCGCGGCCGGCTGAACGTGCTGGCGAACATCGTCGGCAAGTCGTACGCGCAGATCTTCCGCGAGTTCGAGGGCAATCTCGACCCGCGCTCGATGCACGGCTCCGGCGACGTCAAGTACCACCTGGGCGCCGAGGGCACCTTCACCGGTCTGGACGGCGAGCAGATCAAGGTCTCGCTGGCCGCCAACCCCTCGCACCTGGAGGCGGTGGACCCGGTCCTGGAGGGCATCGCCCGCGCCAAGCAGGACATCATCAACAAGGGCGGCACGGACTTCACGGTCCTGCCCGTCGCGCTCCACGGCGACGCGGCCTTCGCGGGCCAGGGCGTCGTCGCCGAGACGCTCAACATGTCGCAGCTGCGCGGCTACCGCACCGGTGGCACCGTGCACGTGGTGATCAACAACCAGGTCGGCTTCACCGCCGCCCCGGAGTCCTCGCGCTCCTCGATGTACGCCACGGACGTGGCGCGCATGATCGAGGCGCCGATCATCCACGTCAACGGCGACGACCCGGAGGCCGTGGTCCGCGTCGCGCGGCTCGCCTTCGAGTTCCGGCAGGCGTTCAACAAGGACGTCGTGATCGACCTCATCTGCTACCGGCGCCGCGGTCACAACGAGACCGACAACCCGGAGTTCACCAACCCGCAGATGTACACGCTGGTCGACAAGAAGCGCTCGGTGCGCAAGCTGTACACCGAGTCCCTCATCGGTCGCGGCGACATCACGCTGGAAGAGGCGGAGCAGGCGCTCCAGGACTTCCAGGGCCAGCTGGAGAAGGTGTTCGCGGAGGTCCGCGAGGCCACCTCGCAGCCCGCCGCCCCGCACGTCCCGGAGCCGCAGGCCGCGTTCCCGGTGACCGTGGAGACGGCCGTCTCCGCCGAGGTCGTCAAGCGGATCGCCGAGTCGCAGGTCAACATCCCCGACTCGATCACCGTCCACCCCCGCCTGATGCCGCAGATGCAGCGTCGCGCGGCCTCGGTGGACAACGCCACGATCGACTGGGGCATGGGCGAGACGCTGGCCATCGGTTCGCTGCTGATGGAGGGCACCCCGGTCCGGCTCGCCGGCCAGGACACCCGCCGCGGCACGTTCGGCCAGCGCCACGCGGTCCTGGTCGACCAGGTCACCGGCGAGGACTACACCCCGCTGCTGTACCTGGCCGAGGACCAGGCCCGGTACAACGTCTACGACTCGCTGCTCTCGGAGTACGCGGCGATGGGCTTCGAGTACGGCTACTCGCTGGCCCGTCCGGAGTCGCTGGTCATCTGGGAGGCCCAGTTCGGTGACTTCGTCAACGGCGCGCAGACCGTCGTGGACGAGTTCATCTCCTCGGCCGAGCAGAAGTGGGGCCAGACCTCCGGCGTCACGCTGCTGCTGCCGCACGGCTACGAGGGCCAGGGCCCGGACCACAGCTCCGCACGCCCCGAGCGCTTCCTCCAGATGTGCGCGCAGGACAACATGACGGTCGCGATGCCGACCCTGCCGTCGAACTACTTCCACCTGCTGCGCTGGCAGGTGCACAACCCGCACCACAAGCCGCTGATCGTCTTCACCCCGAAGTCGATGCTGCGTCTGAAGGCCGCGGCCTCGTCCATCGAGGAGTTCACCACCGGCGGCTTCCGCCCGGTGATCGGCGACGCGTCGGTCAAGCCCGAGAACGTCCGCAAGGTCGTCTTCTGCGCGGGCAAGCTGTACTACGACCTGGACGCCGAGCGGGAGAAGCGCGGCGACACGGAGACCGCGATCATCCGGCTGGAGCGCCTGTACCCGCTGCCGGGTGCGGAGATCCAGGCCGAGATCGCCAAGTACCCGAACGCCGAGAAGTACCTGTGGGCCCAGGAGGAGCCGGCGAACCAGGGTGCCTGGCCGTTCATCGCGCTCAACCTGATCGACCACCTGGACCTCGGCGTCGGCGCGGACCTCCCGGCCCGCGAGCGCCTGCGCCGCATCTCGCGGCCGCACGGCTCGTCGCCGGCGGTCGGCTCGGCCAAGCGTCACCAGGCGGAGCAGACGCAGCTGGTCGACGAGGTCTTCGAGGCCTAG
- a CDS encoding ATP-binding protein encodes MTRPGSGLRPFSIKAKLGTLVVVSVFITTGLLIVALRTRTEFRFITVFSVIATLLITQFVAHGLTAPLDEMRAVARSISHGDYTRRVSGAGRRDELGDLAQTINRMADDLEAEDRHRKELVANVSHELRTPIAALRAVLENVVDGVSAADPETMRTALKQTERLGRLVETLLDLSRLDNGVVALKARRFEVWPYLSGVLKEANLAASHRRLSSGSGNHSRTDVHLHLDVSPPELTAHADAERLHQVVANLIDNAVKHSPPHGRVTVLARRGDRPESLELEVVDEGPGIPEAERHRVFERFNRGQAPSPHGPGSDGGTGLGLAIARWAVDLHGGRIGVAESAKGCRIQVTLPGIPEPRG; translated from the coding sequence ATGACGCGGCCAGGGTCCGGACTGCGGCCCTTCTCGATCAAGGCCAAGCTCGGCACGCTCGTCGTGGTCTCGGTGTTCATCACCACGGGGCTGCTGATCGTCGCGTTGCGGACCCGTACGGAGTTCCGCTTCATCACGGTGTTCTCGGTGATCGCCACGCTGCTGATCACCCAGTTCGTGGCACACGGTCTGACCGCGCCGCTGGACGAGATGAGAGCGGTGGCCCGGTCCATCTCGCACGGCGACTACACCCGCCGGGTGAGCGGCGCCGGGCGGCGGGACGAGCTGGGGGACCTGGCGCAGACGATCAACCGCATGGCGGACGATCTGGAGGCGGAGGACCGGCATCGCAAAGAGCTGGTCGCCAATGTCAGCCATGAGCTGCGCACCCCCATCGCGGCGCTCAGAGCCGTGCTGGAGAACGTGGTGGACGGGGTGTCCGCCGCCGATCCGGAGACGATGCGCACGGCGCTGAAGCAGACGGAGCGGCTCGGCCGGCTGGTCGAGACGCTGCTGGACCTGTCGCGGCTGGACAACGGGGTGGTGGCGCTCAAGGCCCGCCGTTTCGAGGTCTGGCCGTATCTGTCGGGCGTACTGAAAGAGGCCAACCTCGCCGCCTCCCACCGACGCCTGTCCTCGGGTTCGGGCAATCACTCCCGTACGGACGTCCACCTGCATCTGGACGTCTCGCCGCCGGAGCTCACCGCGCACGCGGACGCGGAGCGGCTGCACCAGGTGGTCGCCAACCTCATCGACAACGCGGTCAAGCACAGCCCGCCGCACGGCCGGGTGACGGTGCTCGCGCGGCGCGGGGACCGTCCCGAGTCGCTGGAGCTGGAGGTCGTGGACGAGGGGCCCGGCATCCCGGAGGCGGAGCGCCACCGGGTGTTCGAGCGCTTCAACCGGGGCCAGGCGCCCTCCCCGCACGGTCCGGGAAGCGACGGCGGCACGGGACTGGGGCTGGCCATCGCCCGCTGGGCGGTCGATCTGCACGGCGGCCGGATCGGAGTGGCCGAATCCGCGAAGGGCTGCCGCATCCAGGTCACCCTCCCGGGAATCCCCGAGCCGCGCGGTTGA
- a CDS encoding response regulator transcription factor, with protein MEQTHTTHNGVAATPGAQRRVLVVEDDATIVDAISARLRAEGFLVQTALDGPAAVDAAEAWQPDLMVLDIMLPGFDGLEVCRRVQATRPVPVLMLTARDDETDMLVGLGVGADDYMTKPFSMRELAARVHVLLRRVERAALAAVTPRSGILRLGELEIDHAQRRVRVRAEDVHLTPTEFDLLVCLANTPRAVLSREQLLAEVWDWADASGTRTVDSHIKALRRKIGAERIRTVHGVGYALETPAP; from the coding sequence ATGGAACAGACACACACCACCCACAACGGCGTCGCGGCCACCCCGGGGGCTCAGCGCCGGGTGCTGGTGGTCGAGGACGACGCCACGATCGTCGACGCCATTTCCGCGCGACTGCGGGCGGAGGGCTTCCTCGTGCAGACCGCGCTGGACGGTCCCGCGGCCGTGGACGCGGCCGAGGCCTGGCAGCCCGACCTGATGGTGCTCGACATCATGCTCCCCGGCTTCGACGGGCTGGAGGTCTGCCGCCGGGTGCAGGCGACGCGTCCGGTACCGGTGCTGATGCTCACCGCACGCGACGACGAGACCGACATGCTGGTCGGGCTCGGGGTCGGCGCCGACGACTACATGACCAAGCCGTTCTCCATGCGGGAGCTGGCCGCCCGGGTGCACGTGCTGCTGCGCCGGGTGGAGCGCGCCGCGCTCGCCGCCGTCACCCCGCGCAGCGGGATACTGCGTCTGGGTGAGCTGGAGATCGACCACGCGCAGCGCCGGGTCCGGGTGCGCGCCGAGGACGTCCACCTCACGCCGACCGAGTTCGACCTGCTGGTCTGCCTCGCCAACACCCCGCGCGCGGTGCTCTCCCGGGAGCAGCTGCTGGCCGAGGTGTGGGACTGGGCGGACGCCTCGGGCACCCGCACGGTCGACAGCCACATCAAGGCGCTGCGCCGGAAGATCGGCGCGGAGCGGATCCGTACGGTGCACGGCGTGGGCTACGCCCTGGAGACTCCCGCGCCATGA
- a CDS encoding spermidine synthase: MHPLRAMPAPDPMPACSADTPVVLDRREGPFGEVVLRERGEHFEIIANGCFLMDTSDGRSERLLIDAALAALPAGRTGPSVLIGGLGVGFSLVRAAEEGRWGRIVVVEREQAIVDWHLAGPLDRITGPALADPRTGILHTDLVAHLRTATERYDALCLDIDNGPDWTVTEDNGSLYSPAGLAHCHDRLTPGGVLAVWSAQPSPAFEQALRNAGFSEVRTEEVAVARGVPDVVHLARRAV, from the coding sequence ATGCACCCGCTGCGTGCGATGCCCGCCCCCGACCCGATGCCGGCATGCTCCGCCGACACCCCCGTCGTCCTCGACCGCCGCGAGGGCCCCTTCGGCGAAGTCGTGCTGCGGGAGCGCGGGGAACACTTCGAGATCATCGCCAACGGCTGCTTCCTGATGGACACCTCCGACGGGCGCTCCGAGCGGCTGCTGATCGACGCCGCGCTGGCCGCCCTGCCCGCCGGACGGACCGGCCCCTCGGTGCTGATCGGCGGGCTGGGCGTCGGGTTCTCGCTGGTGCGGGCCGCCGAGGAGGGCCGCTGGGGGCGGATCGTGGTCGTGGAGCGGGAGCAGGCGATCGTGGACTGGCACCTGGCCGGGCCGCTGGACCGGATCACCGGGCCGGCGCTGGCCGACCCCCGGACCGGGATCCTGCACACGGATCTCGTCGCCCACCTCCGTACCGCCACGGAGCGTTACGACGCGCTGTGCCTGGACATCGACAACGGGCCGGACTGGACCGTCACGGAGGACAACGGAAGCCTCTACTCCCCCGCCGGCCTGGCGCACTGCCACGACCGGCTGACCCCGGGCGGAGTGCTCGCCGTCTGGTCCGCGCAGCCGTCGCCGGCCTTCGAACAGGCGTTGCGGAATGCCGGGTTCAGTGAGGTAAGGACGGAAGAGGTGGCCGTTGCCCGAGGTGTGCCCGACGTGGTCCATCTCGCACGCCGGGCGGTGTGA
- the lon gene encoding endopeptidase La, producing the protein MTNESEAFTPIDLPVLPLDDEVVLPGMVVPLDLSDAEVRAAVEAAQAAVRPGGGKPQVLLVPRIDGTYTGTGVLGTVEQVGRLSDGDPGALIRARDRVRIGAGTNGPGRALWVEGTVIGTAAPDPLPGSAAELVKEYKALATSWLKKRGAWQVVDRVQQIDDVSALADNSGYSPFLTTAQKVRLLETVDPIARLKLAIQWLSEHLAEQDVAESIAKDVQDGVDKQQREFLLRRQLDAVRKELSELNGDPDDASDDYRARVEAADLPEHVREAALKEVEKLERSSDQSPEGSWIRTWLDTVLELPWTERTEDAYDIRGAREILDAEHAGLADVKERITEYLAVRKRRADRGLGVVGGRRGGAVLALVGPPGVGKTSLGESVAHAMGREFVRVALGGVRDEAEIRGHRRTYVGALPGRIVRAIKEAGSMNPVVLLDEIDKVGSDFRGDPAAALLEVLDPAQNHTFRDHYLEVELDLSDVVFLATANVLDAIPEALLDRMELVRLDGYTEDEKVVIARDHLLPRQLERAGLEKDEVTLEESALRKLAGEYTREAGVRNLERAVARLLRKVAAQHELGDRELPFAVTDADLRGLIGRPHHVPESAQDPAGRRTAVPGVATGLAVTGAGGDVLFVEASLADPETGASGLTLTGQLGDVMKESAQIALSFLRSHGAELELPVADLKDRGVHIHFPAGGIPKDGPSAGITLTTALASLLSGRLVRTDVAMTGEVSLTGRVLPIGGLKQKLLAAHRAGITTVVIPQRNEADLDDVPAEVLEKLDVHPVADVRQVLEIALAPASAAPVARTGPRTEERMPAAA; encoded by the coding sequence ATGACTAACGAGTCCGAGGCGTTCACACCGATCGACCTGCCCGTGCTGCCGCTCGACGACGAGGTCGTCCTGCCCGGCATGGTCGTGCCGCTCGACCTGTCCGACGCCGAGGTGCGCGCCGCCGTCGAGGCCGCGCAGGCCGCCGTCCGTCCCGGCGGTGGCAAGCCCCAGGTGCTGCTGGTCCCGCGGATCGACGGCACGTACACGGGGACCGGTGTCCTCGGCACCGTCGAGCAGGTCGGACGCCTGTCGGACGGCGACCCGGGCGCGCTCATCCGGGCCCGCGACCGGGTCCGCATCGGCGCCGGGACCAACGGGCCCGGCCGGGCGCTGTGGGTCGAGGGGACCGTGATCGGGACCGCCGCCCCCGACCCCCTGCCCGGATCCGCCGCCGAGCTGGTCAAGGAGTACAAGGCACTCGCCACCAGCTGGCTGAAGAAGCGCGGCGCCTGGCAGGTCGTGGACCGGGTCCAGCAGATCGACGACGTCTCCGCGCTCGCCGACAACTCCGGATACTCGCCGTTCCTCACCACCGCCCAGAAGGTCCGGCTCCTGGAGACCGTGGACCCGATCGCCCGGCTGAAGCTCGCCATCCAGTGGCTGAGCGAGCACCTCGCCGAGCAGGATGTGGCCGAATCCATCGCCAAGGACGTCCAGGACGGCGTCGACAAGCAGCAGCGCGAGTTCCTGCTGCGCCGCCAGCTGGACGCCGTGCGCAAGGAGCTCTCCGAGCTCAACGGCGACCCGGACGACGCGTCCGACGACTACCGGGCCCGCGTCGAGGCCGCCGACCTTCCCGAGCACGTCCGCGAGGCCGCGCTCAAGGAGGTCGAGAAGCTGGAGCGGTCCAGCGACCAGTCGCCCGAGGGCTCCTGGATCCGCACCTGGCTGGACACCGTCCTCGAACTGCCCTGGACCGAGCGGACCGAGGACGCCTACGACATCCGCGGCGCCCGGGAGATCCTGGACGCCGAGCACGCCGGACTCGCCGACGTGAAGGAACGCATCACCGAGTACCTCGCGGTGCGCAAGCGCCGTGCCGACCGGGGGCTGGGAGTTGTCGGCGGGCGTCGCGGCGGCGCCGTGCTCGCCCTCGTCGGCCCGCCCGGCGTCGGCAAGACCTCCCTCGGCGAGTCCGTCGCGCACGCCATGGGCCGCGAGTTCGTCCGTGTCGCGCTCGGCGGCGTCCGGGACGAGGCGGAGATCCGCGGCCACCGGCGTACGTATGTGGGCGCGCTCCCCGGCCGTATCGTGCGGGCCATCAAGGAGGCCGGTTCGATGAACCCGGTCGTCCTGCTCGACGAGATCGACAAGGTCGGCTCCGACTTCCGGGGCGACCCGGCCGCCGCCCTCCTCGAAGTCCTCGACCCGGCGCAGAACCACACCTTCCGCGACCACTACCTGGAGGTCGAGCTCGACCTCAGCGACGTGGTCTTCCTCGCCACCGCCAACGTGCTCGACGCCATCCCGGAGGCCCTGCTCGACCGCATGGAGCTGGTCCGCCTCGACGGCTACACCGAGGACGAGAAGGTCGTCATCGCCCGGGACCACCTGCTCCCGCGCCAGCTGGAGCGGGCCGGACTGGAGAAGGACGAGGTGACCCTGGAGGAGTCGGCGCTGCGCAAGCTGGCCGGCGAGTACACCCGCGAGGCGGGCGTACGGAATCTGGAGCGGGCCGTGGCGCGGCTGCTCCGCAAGGTCGCCGCCCAGCACGAACTGGGCGACCGCGAGCTGCCGTTCGCGGTGACCGACGCGGATCTGCGCGGCCTCATCGGCCGCCCGCACCACGTGCCCGAGTCCGCCCAGGACCCGGCCGGGCGCCGCACCGCGGTGCCGGGCGTGGCCACCGGGCTCGCCGTGACCGGGGCGGGCGGTGACGTCCTCTTCGTCGAGGCGTCGCTCGCCGACCCGGAGACCGGGGCCTCCGGGCTGACCCTCACCGGCCAGCTCGGGGACGTCATGAAGGAGTCGGCGCAGATCGCGCTGAGCTTCCTGCGGTCGCACGGCGCGGAGCTGGAGCTGCCGGTCGCGGACCTCAAGGACCGGGGCGTGCACATCCACTTCCCGGCGGGCGGCATCCCCAAGGACGGCCCGAGCGCCGGCATCACGCTGACGACCGCGCTGGCCTCGCTGCTCTCCGGACGCCTCGTCCGTACGGATGTGGCGATGACCGGTGAGGTGTCGCTGACCGGACGGGTGCTGCCGATCGGCGGCCTCAAGCAGAAGCTGCTGGCCGCCCACCGGGCGGGCATCACCACCGTGGTGATCCCCCAGCGCAACGAGGCCGACCTGGACGACGTCCCGGCCGAGGTGCTGGAGAAGCTGGACGTCCACCCGGTCGCCGACGTCCGCCAGGTGCTGGAGATCGCCCTCGCCCCGGCTTCGGCCGCCCCCGTGGCCAGGACCGGGCCCAGGACCGAGGAGAGGATGCCCGCCGCGGCCTGA
- a CDS encoding polysaccharide deacetylase family protein has protein sequence MPSSKVGLTAALVTALTLAVSGCSMDTTAPGSARGEAASDAKGSFGPVDCREAKCIALTFDAGPGKDTPRLLDILKEKKVHATFFLLGKHHVIKYPDVVQRIEDEGHEVANHTWTHKVLTDRKPDEIRAELEKTQLAIEKITGKKPRLMRPPQGRTDDTVSDISRDLGLSQVLWSATAKDYSTNDSALIEKRILDQAGKDGIILLHDIYKGTVPAVPGIIDALQKDGYTFVTVPELMAPAVPEPGTIYRP, from the coding sequence ATGCCGTCGTCCAAGGTGGGGTTGACCGCGGCGCTGGTGACGGCGCTCACACTGGCGGTGAGCGGCTGCTCGATGGACACCACCGCGCCGGGCTCGGCACGCGGGGAGGCGGCCTCCGACGCCAAGGGCTCGTTCGGGCCGGTCGACTGCCGCGAGGCCAAGTGCATCGCCCTGACCTTCGACGCGGGTCCGGGCAAGGACACGCCGAGGCTGCTGGACATCCTGAAGGAGAAGAAGGTGCACGCCACCTTCTTCCTGCTGGGCAAGCACCACGTCATCAAGTACCCCGATGTGGTGCAGCGCATCGAGGACGAGGGCCACGAGGTCGCCAACCACACCTGGACGCACAAGGTGCTGACCGACCGGAAGCCGGACGAGATACGCGCCGAGCTGGAGAAGACGCAGCTGGCCATCGAGAAGATCACCGGCAAGAAGCCCCGGCTGATGCGCCCGCCGCAGGGCCGCACCGACGACACGGTCTCGGACATCAGCAGGGACCTGGGGCTCTCCCAGGTGCTGTGGAGCGCCACCGCCAAGGACTACTCGACGAACGACTCCGCGCTGATCGAGAAGCGGATCCTGGACCAGGCGGGCAAGGACGGCATCATCCTGCTGCACGACATCTACAAGGGCACCGTCCCCGCCGTGCCCGGGATCATCGACGCGCTCCAGAAGGACGGCTACACCTTCGTGACCGTCCCCGAGCTGATGGCCCCGGCCGTGCCGGAGCCGGGCACGATCTACCGCCCCTGA
- a CDS encoding lysozyme — protein sequence MPAHRSGTPRTSRTPGGSRRRRLAAAGSLLAALALLLALPGAATAAAPSDDAPARGTARMGQGVIEHDGQGGLPRDSRAAQTEGVDVSSHQGDVAWGTLWNSGVKWAYVKATEGTYYKNPYFAQQYNGSYNVGMIRGAYHFATPNTTSGAVQANYFVDNGGGWSRDGRTLPGVLDIEWNPYGAQCYGLSQAVMVNWIRDFTNTYRARTGRDAVIYTATSWWKDCTGNNAGFGATNPLWVARYNTTVGELPAGWGFHTMWQYTSTGPTVGDHNRFNGALDRVQALANG from the coding sequence ATGCCCGCGCACAGATCCGGCACGCCCAGGACGTCCCGCACGCCCGGCGGGTCCCGCCGTCGGCGCCTCGCCGCGGCGGGATCGCTCCTGGCCGCCCTCGCCCTCCTCCTGGCCCTGCCCGGCGCGGCCACCGCCGCCGCCCCCTCCGACGACGCCCCCGCCCGCGGCACCGCCCGGATGGGCCAGGGCGTCATCGAGCACGACGGACAGGGCGGCCTGCCGCGCGACTCCCGGGCGGCCCAGACCGAGGGCGTGGACGTCAGCAGCCACCAGGGCGACGTCGCCTGGGGGACGCTCTGGAACAGCGGTGTGAAGTGGGCCTACGTGAAGGCCACCGAGGGGACCTACTACAAGAACCCCTACTTCGCGCAGCAGTACAACGGCTCGTACAACGTCGGCATGATCCGCGGGGCTTACCACTTCGCCACCCCGAACACCACGAGCGGCGCCGTGCAGGCGAACTACTTCGTGGACAACGGGGGCGGCTGGTCGCGGGACGGAAGGACCCTGCCGGGCGTGCTCGACATCGAGTGGAATCCGTACGGCGCCCAGTGCTACGGGCTCAGCCAGGCGGTGATGGTCAACTGGATCCGCGACTTCACGAACACCTACCGGGCGCGCACCGGACGGGACGCGGTGATCTACACCGCGACCAGCTGGTGGAAGGACTGCACCGGCAACAACGCGGGCTTCGGCGCCACCAACCCGCTGTGGGTGGCCCGGTACAACACGACGGTCGGCGAACTGCCCGCCGGCTGGGGCTTCCACACGATGTGGCAGTACACCTCGACCGGCCCGACGGTCGGCGACCACAACCGCTTCAACGGCGCCCTCGACCGCGTACAGGCGCTGGCCAACGGCTGA